The genomic region tttgttagactcaaatactaacttaaacccttctttacatagaagggagccactaacgagattcttccttatggcggggacatgctgcacgttcttcagttgcacgatctttcccgaagtaaacttcagatctaccgtgccaacaccatgaacagaagcatgcgagccattccccatcaggacggaacaatctcgtgcgacctggtaggaagaaaacaaagacacatcagcacacacatgaatattggccccagtgtcaatccaccaatcggtggactgacaaactgaaagtatggtaaacagattaccatacccagatgccgcatcattgttgctcagagtgacattcacagacttggagtcctgtgctggcttcttatacttgtttgggcacttctttgcccaatgttcatctgaaccacaagtaaagcagccatctctctttttgtctttcttcttacccttcttcttaaagataGTATTCTGCTGGACGGAGTTCTTTTCCTTGAACTTGTGggagttcttctgcaccacattggcgctagaagaaccctctgcccctttcacgtgtgagtcctttgctctcgagttctgctcaacactgagATGACCAATGACATCCTTAACAGAGATTTCACGTCTCAAGTgtttgagagaagtagcaaagttcctccaactaggagggagttttgcaataatgcaacccgcgacaaacttgtccggtaactcacacttcaggagctccagctccttagcaatgcactgtatctcatgagcctgatCCAATACAGAGCGGTTATCAACCatcctgtaatcatggaactgctccatggcataCAGCTCACTGCCAGCATCAGTTGCGCCAAATTTgacttcgagcgcatcccacaagtttttggcAATGCCCATATGAATAtaggcgtcaaccaacttgtctccaaTCACACTCAGAACTGCTCCCAGAAAGATTAtggttgcctccctaaacgccttctcctgttcaggagcaatcgtttctgtgagggacacaccaccaacccagaacacattcatcgctgtgagccacaaggtggtcctagtctgccaacgcttaaaatgcgtcCCGGTAAACTTTTCCGATTTCAGAGTAGCAACAAAGCCTTGAATAGAAAAGTGtctaaaataaggtttttggattgttggaaatattagcacctTTCTGATTAGACttatccacgagtaaacagtaagcatggcataaaaggtatgcatctcatagcgCACGTACAGAACATAAAATATGTTAGCGACTTGTTAATTAATCCTTGATTACCCGAGGCGAggcgggcagcggaggaggagcgcgcatgtaCCACTCCTCTTtccaagctcccaatggcaagtggtagagcaacccttataaagaggtctcaactctcctcaactagtaaggtgagactaaacttcccatcacctgccatctcatacatgggcctcaagattaatCAGGGATTAGTGTTTTATATTGGTCTAAACCCATCCATAATCCAACACATACCATGGGCCTGTTGAGGAGAGCCTGATGTCGGTAGGCCGCACGAACAAGGAGATGATCTTCTCGTCGCCgtggagaaaggcttggtcggaTGTGCTCAAGTGGCTGTCGGCTCGTTCCCTCGCTTCACTGAGCCATGTGTGCAAAGACTGGCACGCAGTGGTCAAGAGCGACAGATTCATGCAACAACACACACTACTCGACGACGCAAACCAGAAATTACTGAAAGTGATGCTCCTAGAACCCTACCTTGGCGTCTTCTTTCCTCTGCAGCCAATGGACAAGCACCAACAGCCATCTTCTAATCGCAGAGTGTCATGCTCCTCGAAACCTGTGCACGGTCTAGTCGTCGGCAGCTGCATCGACTGGAAGGGCACTTCATGGGATTTCATCTGCAATCCAAGTGTTGGCTACCAGCTCGACTGCTTTGTCCAGCTCATTGATACCTCGTGTTACTGGACTCCGATTAGCACTCCCCCGAGGCCGGTCGCCAACATGCAACCGGCATACGCTCGAGGTAAACTCTACTGGATGGTGGATCCTGATCTTTGCACAGAACCTTCAAGAGGACGATGCGAGGTGTTGGTGTTGGACGTTAGCACCAAAGAGTTCGAGGTGTTGCAGGGACTTCGATGCGACTATGAGCGCGTTGCGTCCATCGTTGAGTTCCTAGGCAGCATTTGTGTTGTTTGCTCCAACGACAGAGCCAACGCTGTGGACATATGGATCTTGGAGGAAGGAGTGGATTGGTTGTTGGGTCATCGGATCGAGCTCGGGGACGAGTACTCGTCGGACAAGACTACACCATTGGCTcttgatccccaaggtgactggaTATTTCTCAACACAGGCAAAGAGTTGGGATATTACTACCCATGGACAAGGACATTCACCACCATTTGCCCGATTGGACAACGCTTAGATGGCATGGAGGTTATCCCAGTACTCTCCAAAGAAAGTTTAATCCGTCCGTAGAACATATAGACCATAGTGTATATTGCTATAGTTGTTTCTTAATTAGTTCTTACCCAATGGGGCCGTGCATGTAAGATCAATGTGTACTTCCAAAAACTGAAGCCACGAACATTTACTCTGTGTGCTTTTTCAGTTATTTTTCTGCATTCCCGGCATAATGCTTAACATTTCTAAGTGCACTTTCCAGCGATGATTTTAGGGGCCGTCTATATCTCGATCACCTGAAATTGTTTTTGGTGTCAGTCGATTTTTTCCTGATTCCAGATGTGTCCAGCCAAACAATTACCATTTTGTAACATGGTGTACTCGGTCACTTTAGCTATATGTCGGTCAGCTGATTTAtaaatttgggtcagtcaatttcttGACGATTGATTTTCCTCTAAGATTATTCTGTGTGTTTTTTCTATGTGTTGTGTGTCTTGTTTTGTAATGGTAATAACCGACTGACCtctaatttgggtcagtcaattgcTTAATGGGCTGAGATCCATTACATGTACGACCCAGTCCTTCCCTCTCTACCTTTGTaatttctttgtttttctgtttttatgtGTTTTTTCTTTTCTCTATTAGTCGGttttcaaaataatttcctttCTTGAGTATTTTTGGATGTTGGGTGAGTATGAATGTATTCACAAAATACTATGCAATATGTGTGAAATTCCACGATTATAAGATTATTCTTTGCTCAGAACAAAAAAGTACAATTTTAGTGCAAAGTTGTGTGCAAATTCTCaaatttttatttcattttattctTCTTAAGAGGCAATAAAATGCAATTACTTCAATATTCCTCATAAAATTCATTATATTCATTTGTTTTAGTTATTATTTCACTTTATTTTTTCTATAATTGTAATATCAATGCCATTATTATATGCTTATCCATTCACATTTAAAAGTAGAATAATTCTAGACACATGTGAAGATGATCAATAAGTGATTCGGCAAAACATTGACAAGCACGgtatatttgttgcactactataAATGAATCACtggaagcctcaatatgtgtagcacccAAGCAAAACTCCAATCTGAATAACAATGTTTATTCGAATTGTCTCGGTCTCCAATCAAACCAGTGATGATGTTAAAACTCCACACCTGCTAGGTTGACCTTCCgagcgatagataaatatcggccttTACACAAGGACCATGCAACTCATGCACCAAAGCATGTATAatcgaaataaaataaataaaataataaatttAATATTTTGGCCCtttggataaacaaaattgcatctAATCAAATATATAATGATGTGGTAATACGCTTTCATAATCAAATGtatagttgtatcacatacaagggTCGGTTGCAAAGGTCGAAAGTCACATTTGACATGGTGTAACACTGCCAGTCCTATATGACGTCCGTGTGCGTTATATAGGCGCGGCTTCGCTGAAGCAGAGACGGGATGGGCTAAGTCATTCAGCAGCGAGCACGCAAATTCTCTGTTTCTTTTTTCAGGTTTGTGACTTGGAAGTGGTTTTTCATTTGTTTTTTATGTGCGGGTTTTCTATTTTGGCTTTTtcttcaatttttatttttttcgttttttttctttttctcctttttagattggtttttcttcttcttttggttCTTTGCAGTgtatggtgaacattttttttcGAATACAGGCTGATTTTTTTAGTATATGCGAACAGTGTTCATATACAAACTGCACATTTATCATACACATTGATTTTTTTTAATAAATGGTGAACTTTTTTTAGTTATACGATTAATATTTATTGAtacaaaaacattttttaatatatgattAATTATTTTTATATAGACTGAACTTTTTTATAAAACACAGGCTGAACTTTTTTCTAAAATATATTATTTATTTTTAAATAGGTTTTAATTATCCAGCTTCTAAAAAGCAGCAGCCATATTTATTGTTGAAAACCAAGTAAAAAACCAAAGAGAAAATATACAGGTGGCACGAGAATTTACAGCTCAAGGTCACGAGAATCGGGAATCAGCCTCGGTGATACCAACTGCCGGTGTGATTGCCGTCGTACCTGAGGTTCACTATGCCTGACTTGCGAGAGTTCAGTTTACTTTCATCTTCGGACTTGACTGTAGTACAACACACAGCTTAGGCTGTGTTTGATAGCAAGGTATTGCAAAAACTGAAGTATTGAAAACCACAGTATTTTAGTCCGTAGGTGCAAGATACCACAGTTTTGATATATCAAAATATTTTGCCGTATTGGGAATACTGTGACCTGTTTGGCTGGTGCTTTATGCAACAATGTAAATTAGTTAGGCAGTTGATAGCAGCTACAAACACGCATGTTCCTAGCTAGTTGCAATCACTCCATACTTTGCTTCATTAGAGTGGATTATATAGTTGGGTATGGACACTCGTGTGTTGTGGCCAGCACGGGTAGACAAAAATCGCATAAGCAAGAAGAGCAGCAAATCAGCTTTGCATCCATACGTCTGAGTAGCAAGCTCGAGTCCAGCAGGATTTGCTTGCCTATTTCCTCTAGGCTAGCAGGGCACCGCAGCAGCTAGCCAACATACAGGGCACCGCAGCAGCTAGCGCAGCAAAGACAAAGGTCTGCACCGCTTCCGGCTAGGGACCACACTGAACGACATCCGGCAAAACAAGCTCGCCGAGCGAAAGCAACGGGAGAACGAAGGAGGGGGCAGCAGCGGCTTGGAGCAAGGAAGAAGATAAGGATGACGCCTTTCTTTCACGAGCTCTATTTTAAAAAAAGAGGTCCTGGGTTCTTTTTTTTTATACAGAGATAATACCACGGTTTTGCAAATAATTCAATATTAAAAACATAGTTTTTAGTGGCAGCCAAACACCTCATGATAACTAAAACTGTGGTAATCTTAAAAACTGCAATATTCTTAGAGTACTTTAAAAAAACTGAGCTATCAAACGGGGCCTTATATATAAGTTCCACACAGGTGGCACGCAGGCCACACACGATAACTTAACACACACTTGCGCCACCTTATTTACCGTCGTACTCATCGATCGGGTGGCGCGCGCACTCCTGCAATCTACTCCAGACGTGACATAGATTCTCTACTTTTCGATGCACAGCAGCACGAGCATAACAACGCTCAACGCCAGACAGATGAGCCAAATTGTCAGCAGCGCAACATCCTGCAGCAGTTGAGCTCAACGGGTCAGTTCAGTTCAGTTCAGCAGCGATAACATTACCAGCATGCAAGCACATGTTCAATCAAACTCAAGTCATCGGGGATAGTAAATCTGCGAACATCGCTCGTTCGTCAGGAAAATTAACAAGGATAGGATCTTAATCTGCAACCTCCATGGAAAATAGTGCCTTTTCTTAGAAAATGATGGAATGCAGTACTATACTTGAGAAGATCACGCCCCCCACAAGCTATGCAGTTTCAAATAAACACCTTGGTTTTATGATCCAAGGAAAATGTTGCAACATCGATACATGTTTTGACAGAAATGACTGTGAAGCACATTACCGCTGCTCCCGGCGCCGGAGAATTGGCCGCATTGTACGCTGCATGAGCTACCAGCAGCAGAGCCAGGAAGGTCTGCCCAACGACCAGAAATATCATGCAAcacttgtccttcttcttcttcttccaggcaTTGGCATTCGCTGCAGAAGCCTGCAGCAGTCAGTTCAACGGGTCAGTTCAGTTCAGCAGTGGTACCAGCATGCAAGCAATACTGCTGAATTAACAAGTCACCGGGGGTAGTAATTAAAGCAGCAATCTTCACCCTCGCTCGTCACGGAAACTAACAAGTTTTTTTtagagagaagtgcatatttcaaccctGAACTCTTGTCTTGGTCTAATTTACAACCCCAAACTTCAATGCCGTCTAAATTACAACCCCCAACTCTCAAAACCGGCTAGGATTCAACCCTCTCCTCTCTGTTGATCGGTTTTGACCCGTCAACAGGTCCAGTCAGCATGCCACGTCAGCAAAAAAAATTTAAATCTGTAAAATCGAAAAAAtccaggaaaagaaataaaaaaaattcaaatttccaGGAAAAATCAGGGAAAAATAGAAAAACGAATTTCCGAAAAACAAAACTATCAATATTTCcatgaaaaaccaaaaaatactTAAAATAAAAAAACTCCGGGGAAAATTTTCAAATTACCAAGAATAA from Triticum aestivum cultivar Chinese Spring chromosome 4A, IWGSC CS RefSeq v2.1, whole genome shotgun sequence harbors:
- the LOC123083098 gene encoding uncharacterized protein, which produces MDKAPAAAAANNVANPPVAAAANNVAHPPAAVLQVVVIAPAANVVVNAPANVVVNPSAEAASACGAAASAANANAWKKKKKDKCCMIFLVVGQTFLALLLVAHAAYNAANSPAPGAADVALLTIWLICLALSVVMLVLLCIEK